CGCGCAGTTCGTCCAGGTCCAACGTCCAGCCGCCCTCCGCTGTCAGGCGCAGCGGGACCGTGACGGGTGTCGCCCCCGCCAGCCGCGCCTGGGGCAGATAGATGTCGAACACGGGTTCGAGCATCAGCACCTCGTCGCCGGGGCCGTAGAGGGCCTGGGCGAGGAGGCCCATCGCCTCCGTCGCACCGGTCGTCACCACCACGTCCACGCCGTCCACCCCCAGGTCCGCCCCCAGCGCGTCCCGCAGCGCGGGGAGGCCCGCCGGGGGCGCGTACTGGTCCAGGGTGCCCACCGCCTGCCGCGCCGCCTCCAGCAGAAAGGCGGGGGGCGAGTCGGAGGGGAAGCCCTGCCCCAGGTTGATCGCGCCATGCTGCGCGGCGAGGCGGCTCATGCGGGCAAACACACTCTCCTGGGAGGACCGGGCGCGCGGCAGCAGTTCGGGCATGGAGGCAGTCTGGACGCGAAAGGGGCGCGTTCAGGCGGGGCGGGTTAGGCAGGCCTCCATCCTCAGCCCGTCTCTTCCCCGCCGTCGGGGAGGACCGGAGGTAGTGGGGCCTCTGGCTTATCCTCTCCCCCGTGCCACCCTTCCTGCGCGGCCTCACGCTGGGCCTAACGCTCATCGTCGCCATCGGCCCGCAGAATGCCTTCGTGCTGCGGCAGGGGCTGGCGCGGCAGCACGCCCTGCTGGCGGCGCTGGCCTGCTCGCTCTCGGACACGTTGCTGGTCACGCTGGGGGTGCTGGGCGTCGGGGCCTTCCTCGCGCGGAACCCGGGCCTGACTGTTCTGGGGACGTTGGCCGGGGCGGCCTTTTTGCTGTGGTACGGGTGGCGGTCCTTTCGGGCGGCCAGGAAGCCAGGCACGTTAGACACGGCGGGTCAGAGTCAATCCAGGCCCCGCGCCGTGATCGCCACCGCCGCCGCCTTCAGCTTCCTGAATCCTCACGCCCTGCTCGATACGGTCGTGCTGATCGGCGGGGCCAGCGCGGGCCTGAGCGGGAGTGGACGCCGGGCCTTTCTCGCGGGAACAGTCCTGGCCTCTTGGTTCTGGTTCTTCTCGCTCTCGCTCGCCGGACGGCAGCTCGCACCGCTGATGCGCTCGCCCCGCGCGTGGCAGGTGCTGGACGTGCTGGTGGGGCTGATGATGTGGGCGGTGGCGGGGGGGCTGGTGCTGGGGCTGAGGCAGGGCTGAAGTTGTCCTGCCCGCCAGCCGCTCACGCACTCTGGCGCGTGTGGTCCACATAGCGGGCCGCCCAGATCAGCGCGGCATAAATGTCCTCGCGCTCCAGCTCCGGGTCATCGCGCAGAATCTCCTCCACTTCCACACCCGCGCCGAGTAGGTCCAGCACGTCACTAACCCGAATCCGCCCCCATCCCGCGAATGCACGGGCGTCCGCCACACTGCAAGGGGTTCACGGTGATGCCCTCAGGGAGGGTCATGGGGGAAGTGTACTGTGCGCCGAAATGCCGATGCCCGCCGCTTGCCACTGGTCTATGCTCCCTCCATGCGGACAACAGGAGGCCCAGACCGATACGCGCCTTGAAGGAGAGCGCGTATCATGGCAAAACACAGTTGGGAACGCGCCCGCTGGAAGCGGCGGGAAGCACGGCGGCGGCTGGAGGTCGGGGGATGGTGGACGGGGTGGTTTCCCCTCTTCGCCTCTGAGCAGGACAAAGAGGAATGGCAGCAGCGCGTCAGGTATGTCCAGAAACGCTTGGAGGGTTCTGTTCACGGCTGCATGAGCGAGGCCACACGCGTCAAGCGGCGTGGATGGCGGCGAGCCGGGCGGGAAATCTGCCGCCTGCATGTGCTGGGGGCACATGACGAGGCCGAGGCGCTGGACCCTCAGCCGCGCCGTCTGGGGGTGATGTGGGACATCTGGTAACTGCCTGATCTTCCACTCGTCTGCATAACCTTGCAACCTCCGGTCACGTTCCTCCCCAGCCCACGTGCTAGGCTCAGGACTCGGAATGCCTAAGCGTACCGACCTCCAGACGATCCTTATCCTCGGCAGCGGCCCCATCCAGATCGGGCAGGCGGCCGAGTTCGACTATTCGGGCACGCAGGCCCTCAAGGCGCTGAAAAAGGAGGGGTACCGCGTCGTGCTGGTCAACAGCAACCCGGCGACGATCATGACCGACCCCGACCTCGCCGATGCCACGTACCTTGAGCCGCTGACCCCGGAATTCGTGCGCCGCGTGATCGAGAAAGAACGGCCCGACGCCCTGCTCCCTACCCTGGGCGGCCAGACCGCGCTGAACCTGGCGATGGAACTCAACGCCAACGGCACGCTGCAAGAATTCGGCGTGGAACTGATCGGCGCGAACGCCGAGGCCATCCACAAGGGCGAGGACCGTGAAGCCTTCCAGGCTGCCATGAAGAAGATCGGCGTGGAGACGGCGCGCGGGAAGATGGTGCATTCGATGGAAGAAGCCGTCGAGTACCAGAAGGAAATTGGCCTCCCCATCGTCATCCGCCCCTCCTTCACCCTCGGCGGCACGGGTGGCGGCATCGCGCACACCTACGAGGACTTTCTGAACATCACGGAGGGCGGCCTGCGTGACAGTCCAGTGACCTCCGTGCTGCTCGAAGAATCCATTCTGGGCTGGAAGGAATACGAGCTGGAAGTGATGCGCGACCACGCGGACACGGTGGTCATCATCACCAGCATCGAGAACTTTGACCCGATGGGCGTGCATACCGGGGACTCCATCACGGTGGCCCCCGCGCAGACCCTCAGCGACGTGGAGTACCAGCGCCTGCGCGATCAGAGCCTCGCCATCATCCGCGAGATCGGGGTGGACACGGGCGGCAGCAACATCCAGTTCGCGGTGAACCCGGAAAACGGGCGCGTGATCGTCATCGAGATGAATCCGCGCGTCAGCCGCTCCTCGGCGCTGGCGAGCAAGGCGACCGGCTTTCCCATTGCCAAGATCGCGGCGTTGCTGGCCGTCGGCTACCACCTCGACGAGTTGCCCAACGACATCACGCGCAGCACACCTGCCTCGTTCGAGCCGAGCATCGACTACGTGGTGACGAAGATTCCGCGCTTCGCCTTCGAGAAGTTCCCCGGCACGCCCGATGCACTGGGCACCCAGATGCGCTCCGTGGGCGAGGTGATGGCGATTGGCCGCACCTTCAAGGAAAGTCTGCAAAAGGCGCTGCGGAGCATCGAGGCGGACGTGCGCGGGGCCTTTGCCGAGATGAGCGACGAGGAGTTGCGCGGCCTGCTGTACGGCAACCCCCGCCGCATCGAGGCCGTCATCGAGCTGCTGCGCCGGGGCGAGGGCGTGCCAACCCTCCACGACGCGACGAAGATCGACCGCTGGTTCCTGTCGCAGGTGCAGGAGATCGTGGACGCGGAGAAGGAACTCCTCGAACTCGGCCCCATCGCGGAGTGGAAATATGAAATCTGGCGCGAGGTCAAGCGCCTGGGCTTCAGCGACGCGCGCATCGGGGAGATCGTGGGCCTGCCGGAACTGGAAGTGCGTGCCCTCCGCAAGGCGGCGAAGGCCACGCCCGTCTACAAGACGGTGGACACCTGCGCCGCCGAGTTCGAGGCCTACACGCCTTACCACTACTCGACCTACGAGTGGGAGGACGAGGTGACGCCCACCGACAAGCCCAAAGCCGTGATCCTGGGCAGCGGCCCCAACCGCATCGGGCAGGGGGTGGAGTTCGACTACGCCACCGTTCACGCCGTGTGGGCGCTGCAAGAGGCCGGGTACGAGACGATCATGGTCAACTCGAACCCCGAGACGGTCAGCACCGACTACGACACCGCCGACCGCCTGTACTTCGAGCCGCTGACCTTTGAGGACGTGATGAACATCGTCGAACACGAGCAACCCGTGGGGGTCATCGTGCAGCTCGGCGGGCAGACGCCGCTGAAGCTGGCGAAGCGGCTGGCGGACGCGGGGGCACCGATCATCGGCACCTCGCCCGAGACGATCCACCAGGCGGAAGACCGCGCCTCCTTCAACGCGCTGTGCGAACGACTGGGCCTGCCCCAGCCGAAGGGCAAGGTGGCGGAGACGCCCGAGCAGGCCATGCAGCTCGCCGCCGAACTCGGCTTCCCGCTGATGGCCCGACCCTCCTACGTGCTGGGGGGCCGCGCCATGCGGACGGTGCGGAGCATGGAGGAACTGACCACCTATCTGGACGAGGTGTACGCCGCCGTCGAGGGGCAGCCCAGCATCCTGCTCGACCAGTTCCTGGAGGGGGCGCTGGAACTGGACGTGGACACCCTCTGCGACGGCGAAACGGCTGTGGTGGCGGGCATCATGGAACACGTGGAGGCCGCCGGGGTCCACAGTGGCGACAGCGCCTGCGTGCTGCCCCCGGTGACCCTTGCGCCCGACCTGCTCGCCCGCGTGAAGGCCGACACCGAACGCCTCGCGCTGGAACTGGGCGTGAAGGGCCTGATGAACGTGCAGTGGGCGGTGAAGGACGGAACCGCGTACATCCTCGAAGCGAACCCGCGTGCCAGCCGCACGGTGCCCTTTGTCTCCAAGGCCGTGAACCACCCGCTCGCCAAGAGTGCCGCGCGCATCGCCGTGGGGCAGACCTTGGGGCAGATCGGCTTCACCGAGACGCCCACGCCGGGCATGTACTCGGTGAAGGAGGTCCACCTCCCCTTCCTGAAGTTCAAGGGCGTCTCCCCCATCCTCGGCCCGGAGATGAAAAGCACGGGCGAGAGCATGGGCATCGACACCGACCCGTACCTCGCCTTCTACCGCGCGGAGCTGGGGGCCAAGAGCAACCTGCCACTGTCGGGCACGGCGCTGCTTCTCGGTGAAGGGCTGGACGACGTAGCCGCCACGCTGGAGGGCGCGGGCCTGAAGGTGATCCGCGAGCAGGAAGGTGACACACTGCCCGACCTCCTGATCGACGTGACTGGCTCGCCCCTTCTCCGCACGGCGCTGGAACGTGGCGTGCCGATTGTCAGCACCCGCGAAGGGGCGGAGTGGACGGCCAGGGCGATAGCAGCGGCGAAGGGGAGGGAGTTAGGGGTAAGAAGTTTGCAGGAGTGGGTGGAGAGCTAAAGTTTCGGGGCTTAATCAGCCCAGGGACACGAGTCATACTCGAGCAACCCATGCTCTTGAAATCACCTCCCCTTTTTTGCTGATCGTCGGGCTTGCCGATTGGGCTGGTTCGAGGCCGAGTTGGACCGGGCTACAATTTTTGCAATCTGCTTCGCTGATTCTGGATTTGCTTGCATTGCCGCCAATAGTTCCATTTGGTCTACTTCACCTCCAGCACCAGCCCTTGATGCAACGGCAAATAATTCGGGATTTTGCATGAATGCTGTAATTATCTCAAGCTCTTCCGATGTCTCCTCGGAGAAATCAAGAAATTTATGCTTTTTATACTTTGCAATCTCAAGAAAATGGTTATCAGGCTTATCCTGATTCTTCTCTACGAAAGCCATATATTCGCGCAGCTTCACCGAGAGATTTCTCAGGCCAGCCGTCGTGTCTTCATACTCAATGAATCTCAAATGCGAAATATCAAAAGGTACCATAGGGCCACTTCTATCCCTGATAATTATCGTGCCGATCCTGCTTGCGTGCCGCAATCCGAGTTCATAGAACACATTTGGATTCGGATACGTAACATCAGCTATTACAAAATCAGACGACATGATCCTTTCTACAATGTCTGAGCTAATCGACCCTGGCACCGCAACGTCATCAGCACGGATTACATCTATCCCAGGATAAGCCTTGAGAATAGCTTCTTTAATCAAGTTATCGTATCTAGACCTCAAATCAGCAGAAGTTACAATGCTCCCCGCGTGCACCTGCTCACCGATAGCCATAATGATAAAGCAAGTTTTTGGAGCTGTCGTCATAGGTAGATATCACCTTAAGTCCTAGATCTCACATTGCCTTATACGGATTCCGCTAAATTCCACAACAATTGGAAAAGCGCCGCTTGTTGCTCCATACCGCGGAACCCGTATTCTCTCCTACTCGCTCCGCTCGGATTTTCAGGTTTACAAGTAAACCTTTCAATCGGAGTCCATATTACATCTCCTCGCCCCAGCACAGGCCGCAGCTACAGACGGTGGGGTTGGGCGGGGTGGGGCGGCAGGGGCGGAGAGGTCAGAGAGCCAGATGCTCCCGCACCCTGGAGCCGAGTTCGAGTGACGCAACAAGGGCGAACTGCCTCAGCAATCCGCCCTCGCGCCCCTGCTGGCGCTCAACTGCCAGAGGTGGTCGTGTTCGTGCCGCCTGAGTGCGTCAACAGGACGACGGTCAGGCCGAGCATTTCCCAGACACGGACCTGGATGCGCTCACCATTTCGCTCGAAGGTCGAACCTATCCCCTGCATCGAGCTGGTCATGTTGTCGGTTTTTCCAGCCGTTCCAGTCATTCCAGCCGTGCCGGTCGTCCCCGTCCCGGCGGTACTCGTGTCCGTGGTTCCGCTGGTTCCTGCGGTGCCCGTTGTGCTGGTGGCCCCGGTCGTCCCAGTGGTTGCCGCCGTGCCTGTGGTTCCCGTTGTCGTATCGGTCGTTCCTGTGGTCCCGGCAGTTCCTGTCGTTCCAGAAGTGCCCGTCGTCCCAGTTCCAGCGGTACTCGTGTCCGTAGTTCCACTGGTTCCCGTCGTGCCTGTTCCAGTGGTGCCAGAGGTGCCGGTCGTTCCCGTCGTCCCGGTCGTTCCAGTCGTACCCGCTGTCCCAGAGGTCCCCGTCGTCCCGGTTCCCGCTGCGCTCGTGTCCGTGG
The window above is part of the Deinococcus metallilatus genome. Proteins encoded here:
- a CDS encoding LysE/ArgO family amino acid transporter, with amino-acid sequence MPPFLRGLTLGLTLIVAIGPQNAFVLRQGLARQHALLAALACSLSDTLLVTLGVLGVGAFLARNPGLTVLGTLAGAAFLLWYGWRSFRAARKPGTLDTAGQSQSRPRAVIATAAAFSFLNPHALLDTVVLIGGASAGLSGSGRRAFLAGTVLASWFWFFSLSLAGRQLAPLMRSPRAWQVLDVLVGLMMWAVAGGLVLGLRQG
- a CDS encoding DUF433 domain-containing protein yields the protein MLDLLGAGVEVEEILRDDPELEREDIYAALIWAARYVDHTRQSA
- the carB gene encoding carbamoyl-phosphate synthase large subunit, with the translated sequence MPKRTDLQTILILGSGPIQIGQAAEFDYSGTQALKALKKEGYRVVLVNSNPATIMTDPDLADATYLEPLTPEFVRRVIEKERPDALLPTLGGQTALNLAMELNANGTLQEFGVELIGANAEAIHKGEDREAFQAAMKKIGVETARGKMVHSMEEAVEYQKEIGLPIVIRPSFTLGGTGGGIAHTYEDFLNITEGGLRDSPVTSVLLEESILGWKEYELEVMRDHADTVVIITSIENFDPMGVHTGDSITVAPAQTLSDVEYQRLRDQSLAIIREIGVDTGGSNIQFAVNPENGRVIVIEMNPRVSRSSALASKATGFPIAKIAALLAVGYHLDELPNDITRSTPASFEPSIDYVVTKIPRFAFEKFPGTPDALGTQMRSVGEVMAIGRTFKESLQKALRSIEADVRGAFAEMSDEELRGLLYGNPRRIEAVIELLRRGEGVPTLHDATKIDRWFLSQVQEIVDAEKELLELGPIAEWKYEIWREVKRLGFSDARIGEIVGLPELEVRALRKAAKATPVYKTVDTCAAEFEAYTPYHYSTYEWEDEVTPTDKPKAVILGSGPNRIGQGVEFDYATVHAVWALQEAGYETIMVNSNPETVSTDYDTADRLYFEPLTFEDVMNIVEHEQPVGVIVQLGGQTPLKLAKRLADAGAPIIGTSPETIHQAEDRASFNALCERLGLPQPKGKVAETPEQAMQLAAELGFPLMARPSYVLGGRAMRTVRSMEELTTYLDEVYAAVEGQPSILLDQFLEGALELDVDTLCDGETAVVAGIMEHVEAAGVHSGDSACVLPPVTLAPDLLARVKADTERLALELGVKGLMNVQWAVKDGTAYILEANPRASRTVPFVSKAVNHPLAKSAARIAVGQTLGQIGFTETPTPGMYSVKEVHLPFLKFKGVSPILGPEMKSTGESMGIDTDPYLAFYRAELGAKSNLPLSGTALLLGEGLDDVAATLEGAGLKVIREQEGDTLPDLLIDVTGSPLLRTALERGVPIVSTREGAEWTARAIAAAKGRELGVRSLQEWVES